The following DNA comes from Candidatus Eisenbacteria bacterium.
GCCATAAACAAGGGGGTTGCCCAGGGATATGAAGAAGGATACTTAAGGCATTCCGTAGTGGCAGAACCCTTGAGGGAGAGAAAGAACACGGGCGACAACACTCCTGCCATTATCCATTTCAACATAGTCCCCGGAGACAAGTTTCGCATTGTGATGGCGGCAAAAGGAACCGGAAGCGAGAACATGGCCGCGTTTAGGACGCTGACGCCGGGAGATGGCAGGGAGGGAGTGAAGAAGTTCGTCGTGGATGCTGTCAAGAAAGCAGGGGCAAACCCCTGCCCTCCAATTGTCGTCGGTGTCGGCATTGGGGGAAACTTCGAGCGGTCGGCTATCCTGGCCAAGAAGGCACTGTTCAGATCTTTCAAAGACCGAAATCCAGACCCTTACTATGGTGATCTCGAGGATGAACTTCTCCGTGACATCAACAATCTGGGAATTGGTCCTCAGGGTGTCGGCGGGAGGACGACTGCTCTGGCCGTGCATGTGGAGTTCGCGCCATGTCACATCGGCAGCCTCCCGGTTTCTGTGAATATTGATTGCCACGCCCACAGGCACAAAGAGGTGGTGCTCTAGAGACAGGGTTCGGGCGAGGGGCGCAGAGATGAACATTCCACACAGCTCGGAAGTCGTAATCGTTGGGGGCGGGGTAATAGGCACGAGCATTGCCTGTCAGCTTTCGAAACAAGGAATGCGTGATATTGTTCTTTTTGAGAAGAACCTTCTTGGATTCGCAGAGACAAGCAATTGCGTCGGCGGAATAAGGCAGCAGTTCTCAACCAGTGTCAATATTGAGCTTTCCAGGGAAAGCGTAAGGATTTTTGAGAATTTCAAAGAGGAAACAGACCGCGAGGTTGCTTTCAATCAATACGGGTACCTCTTTCTTGCTGCGAACCCTTCAGAGTTTGAGCAGCTCAAGAGGAATGTTGCTCTTCAGAACTCGCTGCGGGTGAACTCCAGAGTCGTCTCGGTTGAAGAGGTCGCAAAGATCGAAAAGGAAATCAATCTGGATGACATAGTCGGGGGAACTTTCTGTCATGAGGATGGGTTCAGCGATCCTCATGAAGTTACCCAGGCGTTTGCTTCTTTTGCGAGAGAAAAGGGAGCAAGACTCCTGGAGAAAACGGAGGTGGTGGGAATCTCTGTCGAGAAGGAAGGAAGATTCAAGGTTCGAACTCCCGAGGCGGAGATTTCGACTCCAAGAGTCATAGTCGCCGCAGGGTACCGGGCGAAGGAAATCTCTTCCTGGGTCGGTGTTGACGTTCCGATTGCTCCTTACCGGCGGCAGATATTCGCTACGGAAGTTTTTCCCGAGCTTCCTGACACGCTCCCTATGGTAGTAGATTTTCACACCGGCCTTTACATGAGAAAAGAAAGTGGCGGTATCGTCATGGGCATGGTTGATAAGGATGAGCCGTCAAGCACAAACACAATCGTCGATTGGGACTACATGCTGAAGATGGTTGAGTGTGCCGTGGCGAGAGTCCCGGTTCTTGAAAAGGCGAAGGTCATGAGAGGCTGGGCAGGGCTCTATGATATCACACCGGACTCGCATGCCATACTCGGGAAAACGGAAGTCAACGGATTCTACCTGGCTGCAGGGTTCAGCGGTCACGGATTCATGCATGCGCCTGCGGTTGGAAAAGTCATTTCTGAAATAGTCATCAAAGGAAAACCTGAGACTGTTGATGTGGCTGCTCTGAATCTGGAGAGATTCAAATCCGGAGAGGTCCTTACCGAAGGAGCCGTCATTTAGTGTGCCGTCCCAGAAATAGCTTTGCGAAATGCAGGGCGTTTCATAAGGCACACTGCCAGGGGGTATGAGGGGGTCGTGGCCGACCCCCTCAGGGGTGACAGCGGAGGGATGCGACGAGTAGGAGCATCCTGAAGCGTCAGAGGGGCGATAGCCCTTATGAAAGTGTCGTGTCCGGGGACAGAGACGTAGACGAGGAATTTCCGGGACACGACACTAGTTCCGGTCTTTCGACAGTTTCCAGGTTTCCCATTCTTCTTGTACGCCAGTGCCGTCAGGATGATCGTCTGTGAGACCTCTTCCGTCGTGATTGCGCCGCGATTCCAAATGTGACCACCGACAAGGATTTGAACGTGGCAAACAGATTGATCTACTTTGACAACGTCTCGGGAATTCCCGTTTCGAGTGAAGTCCTGCGGTCAATGCTGCCGTTCCTGTCGGAGACGTTTGGAAATCCGTCGAGTCTTCACTGGGCCGGGGACGAGCCAAGGAGAGCCATTGAGGAAGCGAGACAGCATGTCTCGGATCTCATCGGCTCTTCGAAGGAAGAGATTATCTTCACTTCAAGCGGCTCGGAGGCAAACAATCTTGCTATCAAAGGGTATGCTCTGGCAAACAGGACAAAGGGAAATCATGTCGTGGTTTCCCAGGTTGAACATTTCTCAGTGCTTCACTCTGCGAACTCGCTTGAAGGAATGGGCTTCCGGATAAGCCGGTTACCGGTCGACAGCTCGTGCATGGTTGATCCTGAAGAGGTCAAGAGGGCAATTGGGAGGGATACGATACTCGTTTCGGTCATGCACTCGAACAACGAGGTCGGGACAATTGAGCCAATCAGGGAGATTGCGGCCGTTGCGCACGAATCAGGGATAGCGGTTCACACTGACTGTGTCTCGTCATGCGGGAATGTGCCCCTTGACGTAAACGGTCTCGGGATTGACCTTCTGACGCTTTCAGCCAACCAGTTCGGCGGACCGAAGGGAGCCGCTGCCCTCTATGTCAGGAAGAGAACAAGAATGCTGCCCCAGATAGAAGGCGGCATTCAGGAAAGCGGTCTCAGGGCCGGTATCGAGAATACTCCGGCGATAGTCGGAATGGGCAAAGCAGCGGAGATTGCCATGAGGGAGATGCCGGTGTATGCCGGAGAGGTGAAGCTGCTGCGTGATGAGCTCGAAAGAAGGATTCTCGAATCCACCGAACACATCAGCGTGAACGGGCATCGCCGGGAGAGACTGCCGGGGCACCTCAATCTCTCAGTTGATTTTGTCCAGGGAGAGGCGATGCTGGCCTTCCTCAATGATCATGGAGTGGCGGCGTCGAGCGGCTCGTCATGTGCATCCAGAGCCTTGAAAGCTTCTCATGTGCTTACCGCGATGGGCATTCCTCCTGAGAGGGCCCAAAGCTCGCTGCTTTTCACACTTTGGCGCGAGAACAACGATGAGGAAGTGGAACTCGTGGCCAATCTATTCCCCGGCCTGGTGAAACGGTTGAGAGACATGTCTCCTCTCTACCACAACGCTGTCAGAGAAA
Coding sequences within:
- a CDS encoding fumarate hydratase — its product is MRNVSLSRVTEEVKRICMEASFNLDEEVVSAMSAAAKEEESPLGKEVLSQLVENAGIAAAEKMAMCQDTGIAVFFVEIGEEVSFEGKGLVDAINKGVAQGYEEGYLRHSVVAEPLRERKNTGDNTPAIIHFNIVPGDKFRIVMAAKGTGSENMAAFRTLTPGDGREGVKKFVVDAVKKAGANPCPPIVVGVGIGGNFERSAILAKKALFRSFKDRNPDPYYGDLEDELLRDINNLGIGPQGVGGRTTALAVHVEFAPCHIGSLPVSVNIDCHAHRHKEVVL
- a CDS encoding FAD-binding oxidoreductase, whose product is MNIPHSSEVVIVGGGVIGTSIACQLSKQGMRDIVLFEKNLLGFAETSNCVGGIRQQFSTSVNIELSRESVRIFENFKEETDREVAFNQYGYLFLAANPSEFEQLKRNVALQNSLRVNSRVVSVEEVAKIEKEINLDDIVGGTFCHEDGFSDPHEVTQAFASFAREKGARLLEKTEVVGISVEKEGRFKVRTPEAEISTPRVIVAAGYRAKEISSWVGVDVPIAPYRRQIFATEVFPELPDTLPMVVDFHTGLYMRKESGGIVMGMVDKDEPSSTNTIVDWDYMLKMVECAVARVPVLEKAKVMRGWAGLYDITPDSHAILGKTEVNGFYLAAGFSGHGFMHAPAVGKVISEIVIKGKPETVDVAALNLERFKSGEVLTEGAVI
- a CDS encoding aminotransferase class V-fold PLP-dependent enzyme; protein product: MANRLIYFDNVSGIPVSSEVLRSMLPFLSETFGNPSSLHWAGDEPRRAIEEARQHVSDLIGSSKEEIIFTSSGSEANNLAIKGYALANRTKGNHVVVSQVEHFSVLHSANSLEGMGFRISRLPVDSSCMVDPEEVKRAIGRDTILVSVMHSNNEVGTIEPIREIAAVAHESGIAVHTDCVSSCGNVPLDVNGLGIDLLTLSANQFGGPKGAAALYVRKRTRMLPQIEGGIQESGLRAGIENTPAIVGMGKAAEIAMREMPVYAGEVKLLRDELERRILESTEHISVNGHRRERLPGHLNLSVDFVQGEAMLAFLNDHGVAASSGSSCASRALKASHVLTAMGIPPERAQSSLLFTLWRENNDEEVELVANLFPGLVKRLRDMSPLYHNAVREKGTGKP